TTAGTGTTTAATGTAGACGATCCTGCAAGCTATGATGTGATGCGCTTGAAGATGAAATATGATGATGGCTTTGTGGCTTATCTGAACGGGAATGTAATGGCTTCTGCCAATGCACCTTCGGATCTGGATTGGAATGCAGGGGCTACAACCTATATCAATGATTCGGACGCCTTGCAGTTTCAGAGTATCGATGTGTCGGAGCACCTTCAGCATTTGGTTTCAGGAGAGAATGTCCTGGCGATCCATGGTTTGAACTTTAATACGAACAGCTCGGATTTTTTGATGGTACCTGAGCTTGAGGCTGGGGTTGTCGCAAATGATGTCGGGATACCGATACCAAGGTCTGCTCTGCTGACCGCCCGGCGGTATTCGGGAGGGGGCTGGAGTGCCCCCGTGGACGGCTATTACTTCGTGAACGCCGTGCCCGCAGCTTTGGGCAATCTCGTGGTTTCGGAGATTCATTACCGTCCGGAGGATGCTTCCCCTGAAGAATTGGCTGCCGGATTTTCAGACCGGGACGACTTTGAGTTTGTCGAGCTCATGAATGTGGGGGCTCAATCTATCAATTTGACCGGTGTCAGGTTTGTTCGGGTCGAGGGTGAGGGTGTTGAGTTTGATTTTTCCAATGTCTACCCTCGGGTGTTAGGCTCAGGGCAACGTATGCTGCTTGTGAAGAATCAGGCAGCCTTTGAGTTTAGATACGGGACGGCCGTATCAGCTCAGACAGTGGGATCCTTTTCCGGCAACTTAAGTAATGACGGCGAGCTGCTCACCTTACTTGCTGATGATGGGCATACGATTCAATCGATTCGTTATAACGATCAACATCCTTGGCCGACAGAGGCGGATGGTGGTGGTGAAAGTTTGATTCTCATCAGTCCCGAACGAATACCCGATAGCTCGGATTTCGGGAATTGGCGCGTGAGTAAAAGCGATGGGGGAAATCCCGGGTTCAGTGATGCCTTGCCCTATCTAGGAGGCGACTTGATTGATTACGCTTTAGAGTCTCCTTTGAAATGTGGGGTGATGGACGGAGGGGTGGTATCGGTTTCGTATGCTGAAACCTTGGGTGCTGACGACGCAAGGGTGGTTTTACTGTCATCCACGGACATGGGTAGCTGGGAGCCCTTGTCCTCCTCGATCATGGAGAAAAGCTACGTCGATGGCAAAGTCATCTGGCAGGGAGTGCTGGATAGTTCACAGGCCAGCGGCAGAGAAAAGCTCTTTTTAAGGCTGTCTGTGACTGAGAAGTAATCCCTAGATCAGCGCAAATGAAAGTGAGACTTCTCCGAGGGTGATATGGTCACCGGGGTTTAGCGGCATGGGCTGATTCGGGGTAAGGCGCTTGCCATTGACGCTGGTGCTGTTGGATGAGCCGTTGTCTCGGATGTTGAGTTGGCCATTGATCAGGCTGATTATTGCGTGGGCTTTTGAAATACTTGTGTTGTCGATGACCAGATGGGCGATGCCGGGTTTGCGGCCAATGGTGATATTTCCACCGTAGCGTTGAATCAGTTCCGGGGTTAGTTGGAAATGGATGGGTTTGCTTTTCCCAGCCTCCGGGTTGTTTCCTTGGAGTGACCATCCGTTGGGTGTGTCGGTTGCGAGTGGTGGTGCACCCGCCGCGTTGGCTGGCATCTGAGGAAATGGGTTTGCTTCAGCTGCTGAAGGTGCCTGGGGTGTTGGCGGGTTTGCGGGAGCCGGGGGAGCCGGGGGAGGAGAAGCTGGCGGTGTGGGAGGAGAGTTGACAATCTGTCCTCCATCCCAGGTCGGGCCTGAGTTGGTCGGAGGCAAGCTGCCGGGGCGGCTCTGCAGGCGGGAGACTCCGGATACGCGTTTGATATACTGGGTGTAGCTTTCGGTGGATGGCTTTTTCCTTAGTGCGACAAGTAGAGAGGTGAGTGCGGCGAGAGTAACAAGCCCGAGGACAAGCCAGATTTTCCAGTCGACGCCCCCGCCTTGGCTTGTTTCACACGGCTCATCCGTGGTGACGGCTGAAATGCTCTGTTTTTTGAGAACCGAAATGAGTTCGGTGATACGTGACGAGTTTTTGACATTATCTGCGACTGAAAATGTCAGCCCCTGAGTGTTGATGCCGATGACCCGGCCGCATTCGTCAAACAAGGGGCCCCCGCTATTGCCATGGCCGATATTGACGTCGTGGTCGATCACTTCGAGTTCGGTGCTGTATTGGGGGGTCCATTTCCGGATGAGTGTTTTGCGGACTTCTCCACTGGATACCGTCGGGTCGAGGAATTGGACGAGGTCTTTGTCCACGTTGTCCAAGACGCCTCGGCGTGAAGAATAGGCAAGTTTGATGAATTCAACTTCGCTGGGACCAATTTTATCGCTGCCTGATCGGCGGCTGGCATCTGCGGCTGTAGGAAAACCAATGGCATAGGCTTGGCTGCCTTTTTCGATTGGGGCCTCTGATAAGGTCAGGGTGTCGCAACCGATGCCGTCCACTTTGAGAATGGCAATATCAAGTTCTTTATCCGACCAGGAGACGGAGGCGTCGACGATCTCAATTTGGTTGCTGCTGACCTTGCGTGCCACCACCAGCTTACCCTTGTCCGCGCCGTCGATGACGTGGTGGTTGGTAATCAGGGTGTTTTCCCCGATGTAAAAACCGGAGCCGCTGCCGTATCCCATCGAAGATGAGGATTTCATGGCGATGATGACCCGGACGACTCCCTGTTCGGCTTTTTTTGCATCAAACCCTTCTTGTTCCTCTTGGCAGGAACAGATGAGCCCCAAGCTGAGAAGGCAAAGGATGTGGAACAATGGCCGGAATGATCGGCGTGTCGATTTACGGGGCGGGGTAGCTGGATTCATATCGGATAGGGTTATTGGGATAAGAAAATGTAGAACAAAATGATGATGTCGATCACAATGAATGTATAGAAAATAATGAGTAAGGTCGACTTGATGACAGAACGAAGTGGAGACGATTGCGGATGTGCGGGCGCCTGATGTGATTTGTTGGGGGCTGCTACTTCGGCGATCGCAATGGTGGTGTTATCACCGTCAGGACCGTTTTGTTTGACGGCTTTTGTTACCAGTCGGTTGATATGATCCTCGAGTTTCCGGTCGCGTGGTCTGCTTGGTAGAATCGGTGCCTTTGCGGGCACACTCTCCCAGTAACCGTCAGAGCAGAGAAGGAATTGGTCACCTGGTTGATAGGTGCAGGATTGGTAGTCGCTACCTTTGAAGCTCCCTCCTCCGAGGCTTTTGAGGATGCGCCCTTTATCGGGGTGGCTATTGAGCTCTTCTTCGGTGATTTTCCCTTGCTCTACCAGAAGTTGAACCACCGAGTGATCTCTGGTTCTGGTGGCAGTTTGACCATTTTGAATTCGATACAGGCGGCTGTCTCCGCAGTGGATCCAATGGGCTTCGTGCTCATCGAGATATAGTGCGACAATGGTGCTGGCTGGATTGCGTCTTTCTCCAGGGGTAAGTGCTGCTATCCGTTGGTGGGCGAGCTCTGCAATGTTCTCTAGCGATTGCCGAGGTGAGGAGAATCGGCCATGCTGATGATTCCAGATTTCATCTGCGGTTTCAATGACCGTTTTGGCTGCTGCCGCACCTCCGATATTCCCTCCGACTCCATCTGCCAGGACCAGTAGGCAGGTGTGCTCACTGGTCCATGAGTGAGCGGCGTCTTGTTGTTCTTCTCGGCCCCCAATCGAGGATGCAATGGCGATATGGATAGAGTGCATGGTCGTTATTCGATAGGTTCTGAGCTTACCCCTGTGATGACTGGTTGTCCACGGTGGTAGGTGATCTGGTAGGTGTTAAACAGATTGCCACTGTAGGCCTTTCCCGAGTTGGTGTTGCGGGTGCGGTAGTGGAGAACTGCAAATGCGGTTAAGGTGTTGCGGCCTGCACCCTTGACCCGGATGGCTTCGGTGATTTGATAACTGCGCTGGTTGTATTTCCCTGCATATTTCAAGAGGTCTTTTTTGATGTAGTCTTGAGTAGCAGATTCGATTTTGTAGTAGGGGCTTACTTGCTTATCGTAGTAATCGAGCTGTTTGAGGATGGATCCTCTGTCTGAGTTGCCCGCTTTGATGAATCGGGTGATGAATTCGACGATGTCTTTTTTCTGGGCTTCGGCATTGTAGCGGACCGATGCTTCCTCGAGGACTTCGTTGTTGATCGCGGAGATGACAGGTTTGTTGTGTTTGGTTCCGATGGAGAGTTTGCTGAGGACTTTACCTGTGCGAGATTCCACACCATTGCTAACTTCGTATTGCAGGGCTGTTTGCGTGTGGTAGAGATGGGAGGATGCGCGATCAATATGGATGTTGGTGCCTGGTGTGTAATTTCGCTCGGGCCACCGCTGGTTATAATTCCGGCTGTCGGTGTCGATGGCATTCCGAGGATACGACGGTTTACCAAAGTAGTTGACGTAGTCGGCATAATATTTGAGTTGTTGTCCGGTTTTTCCATCATTGTAGTAGTCGAGGACGAACTGCCTGATGTCGGAATGGCTGACGGGTTTGAGGTCGTTTTTATTGTCAGTTGAGTCTTGCTGGTTCTGCTGCTGTTTTGATTCGGATGTTTTTGTTTGGTGATTGGTTTCTGATTTGAGGGTGTTGGTTTGCTTCGCAGTTTGGTTTTTGTTTTGCTGTTGGTAGTGTTTGACGCCGAGATAGGTTCCCAGCGTGATGAGTCCGATTAATAAAAAGATGATGCCGCTTAGGAGCACGACCGGTTTTTGTTTGCGGTGGCGTGTTGTCTGTCGGACGGTCGATGGAGACCTGCGGTCGGGCTGATGGGGGACGGGCGGTTTCGCTTTGTTGGGGTTCGGTTTGAGGGGGGCGGTGGTTTGCTGATGGTTTGTTTGTTGATGGTTTGTTTGTTGTTTCGCCGCTCTTGGGCCGATTTGAGCTGCGATATGCCTCAATTCATCTTGCCAGATGCGAGCATTTTGAGGTCGCTGGCGTTCGCTCATCTGCATAGCGTGCGCAATGGCGTTCGAGAGTGTTGGCGAGGCTTTGCGGAGCTGGAGCAGGGGAATGCATGGATCTTTTTTTCCATGGCGCAGGGCGTTGTTGCGGTCCGGGGCCTCAGGCGGAGGCGTGCCCGTGAGCATGAAATAGGCGACGGATGCCAGGGCGTAGACATCGGACCATGGCCCCTGGTATTTTGCTTCGGTCGAGTATTGTTCGATGGGTGCGTATCCGGGGGAGATGATGGAGGTGATGGCTTGGCTTTTGAGCGCGACGAGATTGCGGGAGGCTCCGAAGTCGAGCAGGATCGGCATCTGCTTGCTTTGCTCGAGGATGATGTTTTCGGGTTTAATGTCCCGGTGTAAGATCCCGGCTTGGTGGATGGTGTTGACGGCATCACAGAGAGAGATCAATATATTGAGACATTGGCCTTCCGTGAAGGTTCCGTAGGCTGCTACGTGACCTTTGATGTCATCGCCCTGAATGTAGGGCATCACCATGTAGGCTGTGCCGTTTTGCTCAAAAAACTCAAGCATCCGGACAAGGTGGGGGTGTTTGAACTTAGCCAGAGTTCTGGCCTCTTTGATGAACGAGTCGATGGCCCAACGGAAATCATCATGCAGCGACTGGGAGTGTGCGCTTACACTGAGGTCATGATGTCGTGTTGCGATCGCCGTGGGAAGCAGCTCCTTGATGGCTAGTTCCGAGCCCGTATGAATATCTTGTGCTGCATAGGTGATACCAAAGCCACCCTTGCCGATCACCCGCGTGATTTGATAGTGATTGACAATATGTCCAGGAGGGAGCGCCAAGGCGTCCTCATCTGGGAGGTTGGGGGACATGATTTTGTAGGAGGTGTGGGTCAGGGCGAAAGGGTCGCCCGGATCAGACTGTTGAGCATACGGCCGCTGTCTTCAATGTATTCTCCGTCACCGCGGCGGGCCAGATTTTGGAGGAAGCCGGGTGCTTGATCGTCCATGTTGTCCGTTCTGGCCAAAATGGATGTCACTCTGCTGGAGATTGACGAGCGGGAGCTGTTGCTGAACTTGGAAGCCAATTGCCAGGCCTGCTCTTCGTTTTTGGCGGAAGCATCGGTGATGACCACGATGATGTGTTTCCAATTACCTGAAGTCCAACTCATTTGACTAGCCTGCTCCAGGGCGATGGATACGGACTCGGGTTTGTCCGAGTTCTTATCGGAACTTGCTTCCAGAGCATCGACGAAGCGGCTCAGGCTGCGAAACGATTGGTCGTTCATTTCTCGGATTGGAAATTTTTTGGTGACATAGGATGTGGCGCTGCTGGCCTCGACTTCATCCCGGTAAGCGACAAAACCAATTCGAATCCGTTTATTGACGAGCTTGAGGGTGTCAACCACATCCTTGAGGTTGGTTTTGATGTCCTCCAGATGGCTGTCCATGCTGCTGGTCGTGTCGCAGACGAATACAATTTCCACATCTTTCGGTTGAAGTGATGCCGCTTCGGCTTCGGCTTTTTTTTGTGCGGCTTCGTGTCGGGCCGCTTTGGCTTCCGCTTTGTTACGGGCTGCCTCCATGGTGGCCGCTGTCTTTTTTGCTTCTTCTAACTGGGCTGAGACGATTCGAGCTTTGGCTACGAGGTCATCATTCTTCATGTAGTAGGGGAAGAGGATGACAGCGATGATTACGAAGGCCCCCATAGCCGACGCAAAAAGGTCGAGCGTGGAAATACTAAAAATATTCAATTGACGGGATGGGCGCCTCATAAGTAATACCACTAGGGTAGTCTTGTGATGTGTGACAAGTTTATTTCAGTGTCATAATGTCATTTGAACGTGCATCCAAACTCTTAAGCCACTAGGCTTGTTAAATCTTATCCCCCTATAAAATGATTAGACGCTCGATTGATAGTTCACTGTTTGCCAAGGTTTTTCTGATTTGGTTTTTGATTCTAACCAAACTGATGGGTGGGTTGGATGAACGATACACTGGGGTAAGTGAAGATGTGGATAAACCGAATCTGGTTCGTTTTGAATATAAGTTGAACCCTTACGAGGAAGTTACCGGAGTCTCCGTTAAGAGTGATGCAGATGAGCTCTTTCCCAAATTGCTTTCCTATGTTGATCAGCCGGATGCCAAAACCGCAGTGTTGTTTCTCATCGATACCAGCAACCCTCGGCGGGGAAAAGAGGTTGAGCAGGCGAGAAAGTTGGTTATGGACACCTTGAGTGCTGCGGATGCCACGCGTCATGTGATCGGGGTCTATCCTTTTCATGGTCAGATCGACGAGGGGTTTGCTCCCATGGGGACGCCTTTAAAGGAACTTCAGGAAAAAGCAAAGACGATCAAGGCAAACGGGATCAACACCATTCTTTATGGTAGTGCGTTGAAGGCAATTGGTATTTTGGAAAAGACCGAGGCCGAACGTAAGGCCATTGTAATTATTTCGGATTGGAAAAGTGAAGACAATGTCATGGATGCAAAGGGCTTTGTGCAGAAGGCCGAAACATTACTTCGAAATGGTAAGATTGTTTGCCATAGTGTGATTCTTGCAGAAGAGGATCAGAGTGAAGTGGATACGGCTGAGCATTTGGCTGAGTCAACCGGAGGGCAGGTAGTCAAGGTGTCGAAAAAGAATCTCCGGATCCCGGCATCTTTTGCTGGAGAGTTGCTGTTGCATTTGGAAAGTGGTGGGCAGGCTGTGGTTGATCTGACAGGTCGGGAACAAGCCGCCAAGGTTGTCTTCGAAGTGCAAACAAAATCAGGCGCTACTTATCCTTATACCTATGACCGTCAAGCGAAGACGGGAGGGGCTTCGGACGTTGTTGATCCAAAGAACCCCCAAGCGACAGATCCTGATGCTGATCCTGGTGCCGCTGTTGATCCTGATGAGGATACCAGTGGTGGCGATGCTCCGGGGGATACGACGAACCCTGATGAGGCTCAAGGACCTGACCAAGGTTCGGCGTCGTCAGATGATGGGGCAGCTGGGTCTGATTCGAAATCAACGAAATCGGAAGAGGGTGGTTTTCTTGGGCTGCCAATTTGGATGGTGCTTTCCGGTGTGGGAGTAGGTGTCGTTGTTCTGGTGATTTTGATTGTTCTGATTCTGCGCAATAAAGAGGAAGATGTTTTTGAGCAGGATTATCAGGCTCAGGATCTGGATGGGGACAACCCGTTTGTTGTTGATGATGCCGTAGATCCGGTTGACGCTCCTGAGAACGATCCATTGCAAGTGCCTGCTCTGTATGCCGCTGAGTTTGAGCTCGGCAATGGGACGGCCATTTGTAACACCTTGCCGGATCCTGGAGAGGAGGTTGCGGCCTACCTCAAATTTGGAGAAGCAGGCTCACGCGGTGTGTATCCGATTGCCAAGACCGCGGTTCGCATTGGCCGGGGGCAGGACAACGATCTGTCATTGAAAAATGACAGTGTGTCGAGGCATCATGCTGAGATTCTGAACAAACGCGACGGAAGTTTTTCCATCACTGATCTGGACTCCGGGAACCGGGTCTACGTGAATGGTGAGGAGATTACTCAGGCCTCGCTGCAGGTAGGCGATGTGGTCGAGGTCGGGGAAGTCACATTTACTTTTGATCTCGAGGCCTGATTTGAAAGGAGTCCTTCAAATGTTTATTCACTGCGATTATTGATTTCCCTATGGAACGATTATTAACGGCGATTATCGCCATCATGTTGGGTATTGTAACGGTGGTTGTACTGAACCTCTCGTTGACGGGCGGTGAGACCGCCGCGATGCTACTGATCAACAAGTCAGATAACGCGTTGGTCTGGGTATCTGAGCAGGCATTAATGTGGATGTTTTTTTACCTTGGCTTGGGAGAGTTGGTCTTACGTTTTCTCGCCTCGAGCAAAGAGGGAAAACAAACCAAGCGCAACCTGCTTCCCGAGGAGGATTCTGTGATATTGACCTCCAAGGAATTGCCCGCTGTTTATACCAGGGCCAAACAGGCGGGGAGCGCGTATTTACCCCGCTTGATTCAACGAGTGGTCCGCCAATTCCAAATTTCGCAATCAGCAGATCAGGCCAACAGTGTGCTGGATTCCAGTATGGAGCTTTTCCTGCATGAGATTGATTTAAAATACAATATGCTCCGATACATTATGTGGGTGATTCCTACGATTGGCTTTATTGGAACGGTTCGAGGGATTGCTTTGGGCTTGAGTACCGCAGCCGCGGAATCTCATAAGGGCAATACCGATGATTTGCTTTATGTGGTGTCGACCGATTTGGCGGTTGCTTTTTATACGACCATGCTGGCGCTGGTGATGTCCGGTGTGCTGGTTTTGATCATGCATATTTGCCAAGGCCGGGAAGAAGGTGGTCTGAACCGCTCCGGGCAGTATTGTATCGACCACCTGATTAATAAACTCTACAATCCACAACCATCATAAACCAAATAGACGACTATGGACTCTGACGCCGATAAAACCCGAATGATCCGAAGGAGCCGTCCAGCCAGCGATGCTGGGACGCCTGCTACCCCACCGAAATTGCCCGACACTTCTCATCACGACCCGGATGCAACCCGTATTATTCAGCCCAATCAAGCGCCTCAACCCAGTTTGCATCAAGTTCCTGAAACAGGGGGGATCGATGACGATGCGACCCGTCTGATTGCGCAACCGAATCCTGGTCTTGATCCAGGGGCACCACAAAGTGCAGGAGTGGATGATTCCGATAAAACCAAATTGGTGCGTCGGTCTTCCGGGGGTGCGGCAAGTGTTGCCACCACAGGCTCATCGCAAGGGCCCGGAACTTCCATGGACGATCCTGTGACCGGATGGTTGGTGGTTATTGACGGACCGGGTAAAGGGAATCAGGTGGCCATTGGTGAGCAGGATAATCATGTTGGCCGGTCAGGAGGGGCAGACGGGGCCCGGGTTTGTTTGGATTTTGGCGATCACGGTATCTCCAGGAACAATGCCTTTGTGCTACGCTATGATCCTAAAAAGCGCCGCTTCAAAATTTTGCCAGGGGAGGGAGCCAACATTGTTTATTTGAACGATGATGATTTGGATGTCCCCACGGAAATAAAAGCGGGAGATGTGATTGAACTCAGCGATACCAAATTACGTTTTGTGCCGTTTTGCGGACCTGAATTTGATTGGGTCGACACGGAGTAAGGCCGCGGGGTTCGATTCTGAGGACATGATTCATGTTTGAAGTAGAGAGAGATTTTGCTGGTTTGCAGCGTCCGGGGGCTCGTCCGTATCAGGAGGATTCCCAGGGCTTTGCTGTGCTCTCGGAACGTGAGGACGGCGGGATTGAAACCTTGCTGGTTGTCTTGGCTGATGGCATGGGGGGTGAAAATGCCGGTGATTATGCAAGCCAAACAGTGGTTGATACCTTTGTTGCCTATTGTCATACACACTATCATTCGGATCGGGTTCCAGAGATGTTGACAAGCGCGATGCAGGTAGCCAATGAAAAGGTGGCAGATGCCATTGTTCGCAAACCTTCATTGGAGGGCATGGGGTCTACCTTGCTTGCCGCTGTGGTGAGCGAGGACTCTTTGTATTGGCTCAGCGTCGGAGACTCACCGCTTTATTTGTTCCGTGACGGGAAGTTGAGTCAGATCAACGAGGATCATTCGATGATGCCGGTGTTGTTGAAGCTCGTTGAAGAAGGGGATTTGGAAGAGGCTGAGTTGGCGACACACCCTGACCGGAACGTGTTGCGATCAGCGATTATCGGGGATGAAATTGAACTGATTGACTGCCCCGATCAAGCAATTGCCATGCAAGCGGGTGATGTGCTGCTTGTGGCATCAGACGGATTGCAGACTCTGGAGAAGGAGGAGATCGAATTGCGGCTCACGCGGCATAAACAGCTGCCCGCAGATGGGCTTGCCCGGATTCTCTTGCGTGCTGTTGAACGTGCAGCGAACCCTAAACAGGACAATGTTTCGATTAACGTTGTTTGTCTACCCGGTCTGACCCGAACAGGGGATGTGGATGAAGATTGGATGAGTAAAACCCGTATCTTACGGCGCGGTGAGGAGGGGTGATCCCGAGCTGGGTTTCTCCGAGTAATGGTTAATACCTGACGGATGTGACGTAAGGTTTTCCTTTTTGGAAGCGGACTTTGACCCGTTCGTCACGAGTGGTTTTATGGGTTCCTTTGATGACATCCGTTTTACAGACAAAGGTAAAGGTCGTGCCTTTGCCTGAGGCCGCATCCGTGATGTGCTTGAAGTCTGAATACGAGCGGGCTGTATAGATTCTGGTTCCATGTTTTGCCCGGGATGTTTTTATTTTTTGTGTGATTTCCGCCCGGTTAAGCGTCCGGTCGCCATAGTATTCAGTGCTGTCTGAGTAGTAGGCCGCTTCGCCTGCCGGGGATTCACCACCCTCGGAGTCTCCCGCAGTGAGCCGTTTTTGATTAAATTCTTTGAGTCGTTCGATCAGGGCGTCGTCGTCAAAGCTTCGGTCGTCTTCATCATCTTCTCCATCCTGGTCATCATCTCGTTTAATGCTCTTGTGTGACCCGATCAAAGGAATGCCATTAAATTCGGCAATAGCAAAGAGTCCTTTTCGTTTCCCTTTAATGGTGAAGATTCCATCGCTCCATTCGTAGGTGTATTTGATCGAGACGACCCACGTTTGTTTGGAGTCTGAGAGGCGGGATGTTACAGAGTCGGGGTCAATGGTGTATGACCTGATTGACCAATGGGAGAACAGCTCGGAGGTTTCTTTTGCTATCTCTGTTCTGGATTTGTGGTTCTCCTGATCGTCACCCCAGTAGACCTGGGTGTGTAGTAGTTTCATTTGTTCGGCAGTGCTGTGCCTGCTGCTCCCTTTGTTGATGAAAGCTTTTGCGACGGCAATGGCTTCTTCTTTTGTTATCCCTTCTGGGGCCTCCTTTTGAGGGGATAGCTTGATTGCTGGCAAACTGATCGGGCTGCCGATGCTGTTCATCTCGAACTTCTTTGTAGATTCCTGGAATCCCTGCGCTTTTACCGTCAATGTGTTTGGACCCTCTTGGTTTGCCCGGAATGAGCCTGATTGAAGTTGGATTTTTTTTCCGTTTAGATAGAGGTCTGCTGTTTTCGGTTCTACAGTGATAGAGACGAGGGATTGATTTTTTTGAATGAACTTATCTGCTTTTTTGATGGATGCCTTGGCCTTGTCCTTCAGTGATTCGGGTATGTCTTCTCCTTTGAGCTCCTGGTTTGCATAGTAGATATTTTGATACTCTTCATCTGCGAGTGCTTCATTAAGATCATCAATGAGGTCTACAATTTTTGTTGATTGTTTGTCAGGTTTGAGTGTGACCGACCCCAGTTCGATGACGCCGTCGATCTCTTTGACGTTGAAATTAATCGATTGTGGTCGATAGCCATCAGCGGTAATTCTCAAGGTGCGGTTACCGAGCCCTTTGACTTTGATGCTGCCATTCTTCAACGGGCATGGCGTGCCATTGATCGAAGTGGTGACTGCCCTCGGCTGGATATTGATTTTCACACTGGTGAGAGAGTTTTCGACCAGATGCGAGTATTGTTTTTTGAGCTTGTCGTAGTGGCTTTGCTGTTCCGGCGTCAGGCTGTTTCGTTCGATCCCGTCGAGAATGGCAAGTGCTTTTTCATGTTGCCTGACATCCAGATAGGTTTCTGCCTGGGTGAGTTTTTTAGGAGTGGTGGTGTCG
This genomic stretch from Oceaniferula marina harbors:
- a CDS encoding serine/threonine protein kinase, with amino-acid sequence MTPPEYPSHCLPQGSQIKDYRIESVLGKGGFGITYLAEDVNLRKKVAIKELLPDGIATRGDGYSVIAQTRSLESDFRWAVDSFLKEAQILASFNHPNIVHVYRLFEAHQTAYMVMPFVEGLSLKQVVKNNGPLPYEKVQAILLALMDGLEIVHQANTLHRDIKPDNIIISSEGKPMLIDFGAARQQISGKTQDVTSIITPGYAPVEQYSTDAKYQGPWSDIYALAACAYFMITGKQPVPASDRSDAHRNQQPDPQPKLSDTASQYIGFPPSFLEGIDQALEMAESQRPQSISAWRDHLTLHSTTTTPSPATATPESSFHSPPPHSPPPHSTGPTSSLGPNSPIAATPPSGQAPRSKKPHILLFGAVAVLVLTLVTAGGLVAWKHWSETTAETTPEAAPADTTTPKKLTQAETYLDVRQHEKALAILDGIERNSLTPEQQSHYDKLKKQYSHLVENSLTSVKINIQPRAVTTSINGTPCPLKNGSIKVKGLGNRTLRITADGYRPQSINFNVKEIDGVIELGSVTLKPDKQSTKIVDLIDDLNEALADEEYQNIYYANQELKGEDIPESLKDKAKASIKKADKFIQKNQSLVSITVEPKTADLYLNGKKIQLQSGSFRANQEGPNTLTVKAQGFQESTKKFEMNSIGSPISLPAIKLSPQKEAPEGITKEEAIAVAKAFINKGSSRHSTAEQMKLLHTQVYWGDDQENHKSRTEIAKETSELFSHWSIRSYTIDPDSVTSRLSDSKQTWVVSIKYTYEWSDGIFTIKGKRKGLFAIAEFNGIPLIGSHKSIKRDDDQDGEDDEDDRSFDDDALIERLKEFNQKRLTAGDSEGGESPAGEAAYYSDSTEYYGDRTLNRAEITQKIKTSRAKHGTRIYTARSYSDFKHITDAASGKGTTFTFVCKTDVIKGTHKTTRDERVKVRFQKGKPYVTSVRY
- a CDS encoding PP2C family protein-serine/threonine phosphatase produces the protein MFEVERDFAGLQRPGARPYQEDSQGFAVLSEREDGGIETLLVVLADGMGGENAGDYASQTVVDTFVAYCHTHYHSDRVPEMLTSAMQVANEKVADAIVRKPSLEGMGSTLLAAVVSEDSLYWLSVGDSPLYLFRDGKLSQINEDHSMMPVLLKLVEEGDLEEAELATHPDRNVLRSAIIGDEIELIDCPDQAIAMQAGDVLLVASDGLQTLEKEEIELRLTRHKQLPADGLARILLRAVERAANPKQDNVSINVVCLPGLTRTGDVDEDWMSKTRILRRGEEG